DNA from Bradyrhizobium japonicum USDA 6:
TCGTCGAGAACTTTGGCTTGCAACTGGATTCATCGTCGATCTGGGACACCAATGGCCGCTTCACCAGCGTCAATGGCATCGTGCAGCCGACGCTCACCGTGCCGGCCGGCGAGATCCAGCGCTGGCGCTTCGTGCATGCCGGCATTCACGACACGATCAACATTCAGCTCGTGCGCGCCACGCCGGTCGGCACAACGAACCTGATCGCGACCTCGGCGCTGAGCGGCAACCGCCAGCAGCAGAAGGCCGATCTTCTGGCCGCCTGCAACGCCTCGCCGGGCACGCTGATCCCGCAGTTCGAGATCGCATCCGACGGTCTGACCCGGACCAAATTGCGCACCGTGCACGCCTCGCAAGTCGGCGGCGTGCTCGAATCGAACTACATGCAGCCCGGCTATCGCAGCGACGTCCTCGTCGTATTCCCCTCGGACGGTGACTATTGCCTGCTCAACCAGGCGGCGCCGAAGGCAGAGCGCGTGTCCAACGGCAACGGCGGCGGGCAGGGGCCGTCGACCCCGCAATTGCTGGCCTACGTCCATGTGCGCGGAGGCCAGCCCGTGACCGGCGACCTGCAGGCCTATGTCGGCAAGGCGCTGTACGATGCCAATCCGACGCTGCCGGACGCCGTTCGCACCGGACTGCGTGACGGCGATCTGCGGCCATGGGCGCCATTCGAAAACCTTGCGCCGCCGGCAGCCGGCAGCCAGCAGCAGCAGGCGGCCTTCGCGATCAACTTCCCGGCCTTCACGGTCAACAACGCCTCGTACGATCCCGACGTGGTGAACTTCACGCGCGAGGTCAACACCACGGACGATTGGCTGCTGTCCGCGCAAGGCGAGCCGCACATCTTCCATATCCACGTCAATCCATTCCAGGTGATCGACGTCACCACCACCAACACCAACGGTCAGCAGATCTCGATCTACAATCCCGACGGCACCTGCAAACCTGACATCGTGTATGCCGACAAGCAGCAACTGGCGAACCAGTATTGCGGCATGTGGCACACATTCCGCGACACGATCATCGTCGAGAACAACTATCAGATCCGCGTCAGGACGCGGTACGACCGCTACATCGGCGAGTATGTCCTGCATTGCCACATCCTGGACCACGAGGACGCGGGCATGATGGCCAACATCGCGATCGTTCCCGACCTCAACGCGTCGGGCGGCGGTCTCGGGATGGCGGGCATGCGCCATGCCAAGCAGCCGACGGCGACACCCGCTGCGACGCCGGTAGGCCACAAACATTGATCGTCACAGGAAGCAGGGAGGATCACGCGCGATGAAGATCGGCATCCCCGTCTACGACGGCGTCGACATGCTCGACGTCGCCGGTCCCTTCGAAATGTTCGACTGGGCCGACTTCGACGTCGAGATCGTTGCGGCAAAGCCGGGAATGAAACGGTTTCGCAACCGGGGATTTCCGTTCGAGGTCGCAAAATCCTTCGCGGAATGCACCCAGTATGATGCCGTCTGGATTCCCGGTGGCGATCCAGACGCGCTCACCGAGATCATCAACGATCCGCACCGGACCTACGTCCAGTTTCTGACCAGGCAGGCCGCCGGGGCGAAGTACATGTGCTCGGTCTGCGAGGGAGCGATGCTGTTCGCGGCATCGGGTCTTCTCGACGACCACTGGGCGACGACGCACTGGGCTTTCCTGGAATGCTTCCCGACGCTGTTCCCGAAGGTGAAGGTTGCCGACGGACATCCGCGTTTCGTGCTGGATCGCAATCGCCTGACCGGAGGCGGAATATCCGCGGGCCTCGACGAGGCGCTGATGTTGATCACGCTGCTCGGAGGCACGGAGCTGGCGCGTGAGGTCCAGCAAAACACCCAATACTATCCGGAGCCGCCCGTCCGCAGCGCGATTCCCGCAGCACCGCAGTGCCCTCTTACAGGCGTCAAGCCGCCGGGAGCGACGCAATAGGTCCGGCCGAGCGACGAGTGCATCATCTAACTATCTGATATGTCGAGACTTCAATCGACCGCGCCGGCCTGCCCGGTTCAACTCGTGGAACCGTTTCGCTGCCTGCGCGTTGTCTCCGCATGACCGAAGACCTTTCCTTCCGACGCAAACCCTTGACCCCTGAGCAGCGCCAGGCTCGTGATGCCGCACGCCGGATCGAGGCCGAAAAGGCCATGCGCGATCACGAAGAGGCGCAGAGGGCGTTTTACGCCAACAAGGAACGGCTGAGGGCCGAGCGGCTCGCGCGCGAAGCGGCCGAGGCGAAGGGCTGACCGAACGCGGTCATCGCCCGCAATCTTCTGAAGCGATCTCCCAACCGGAGACCGGCGGCTAGTGCCGGTTGGACATTCCGGTTGCGCTCAAAGCCAACTTGAGCGCCTGGACGGCGCCGGCGAACGCGCCGCGGGGCGCTTGCGCCTCGATCGCTTCGGCCGCGATGCGACAATCGTTGGCGACCTTGAGCAACCCGCTTCGCGCGAGATCCATGGTGGAGAGGGCGGCCTGCTCCAGGCAGACCCGTTCAAGCCGTCGAAACTCCCGCAGCTCTTTGTTCATGCGTCAGCTCTCGATGTCCCCCGGGCCCATCCGGCGCCGAGTCTGCTTAACGGACGGTAAACATCTCTGCCTAGCTGATTTGGCTGGCGCGGCGCTGGTGCGCGCCGTGCCCACGCCCTGGCTGTGGCGCACCACCGCGCAGGCTTGACGGCCTCGGCCTTCCGGGAGGAAGATTCAAATGATCCTAAACTGACGAGAAGCACGGAGACGTTCGCTCCCAGCCAGTCCGATTCTCCTCAGCGAAAACGCATTGGAGCTGACCATGACCACGTTCGACAAGCGCGAGCAGGGCTTTGAGGCCAAATTCGCCCACGACGAGGAATTCATGTTCAAGGCCACGGCCCGGTCCAACAAGCTGCTCGGGCTCTGGGCCGCAGGCCAGCTCGGGCTCAGCGGCGATGCCGCGGCAAGTTACGCAACGGCGCTGGTGACGGACAATCTGGAGAGCCAGACCGACGATGTCGTGGCCAAGGTGTCTGGCGATCTTGCCGCCAAGGGCGTCGCGCGCGAACAGGTCGCGCAGAAGCTTCAGGAGTGCCTGCACCAGGCGCTCGCGCAACTCGAAGCAGACAAGTAGAAGGCGGCCTCGCGCCTCACTCGGCGTGCCTGCGCATGCCCGAATCGCTGAGCTTGTCGACGAAGGCGATGCCGAGCGCCGAGACGATGAAGGTGAGGTGGATCAGCACCTGCCACATCACGCCAGTCTCGGTAAAGCCGGCGCGGTTCGAGCCGAGATTGCCCGCCTCGATGAAGGTCCGCAGCAGCGCGATCGAGGAGATGCCGATGATGGCCATGGCGAGCTTGATCTTGAGCACGCTCGCATTGACGTGGCCGAGCCATTCCGGCTCGTCGGGATGGCCCTGGAGGTCGAGCCGCGAAACGAAGGTTTCGTAGCCGCCGACGATGACCATCACGAGCAGGTTGGAGATCATCACGACGTCGATGAGCGCCAGCACGCTCATCATGATCTGCTGCTCGGTGAGGTCGATCGCGTGCCAGGAGAGATGCCAGAGCTCCTTGAGGAACAGCACGATGTAGACGCATTGCGCCACGATCAGTCCGAGATAGAGCGGCAGTTGCAGCCAGCGCGAGCCGAAGATGATCATCGGGAGCGCGCCCAAACGCGGCGACGGCGGGCGGGGTCCGGTCTTGGGTGCAGGCTCAACCGACATTCAGGCAGCATCCTCGCGAGCTGAAACGATCTCGCCTTCATGTAACCCGACAAGATGGCCGGTGGAAGACGGCCAAGCCGCCCGGCTGCCGACAGATCGCGCAGTCTCGTGCTACCGTGCCGAACGGCCAAAGAGCCAGGGCTTGAATCGGGAGGCGGGGGTGTCTTGGAGCGGCTTCGGCAAAGGGCTCGGCGGCATCGCGGTCGCCGTCGCAATTGTGGTTGGCGCCGGTGGCGCAGAGGTCTCGGCGACACCGCTGACGCCGTTTCGCTACGAGGCGCAGGCGCAACGTCATTGCCCGCACGATCAGGTAGTCTGGCTCGATTTCAGGAAAGGCGTCTATTACGGCAAGAGCCAGAAGCGGTACGGCCAGGGTTTCGACGGCAGCTTCGTCTGCCTGAGCGAGGCCCGCGATGGCCTTTATCGCCGCTCGTTATTGGGCCTGCGCTGAGCAGTGCGTGATTCGGAAAGTTTGGAGGACGGCTATTTCCGGTCGGGCAGCTTCACCGGCACGTGCGGGGAGGTGCTGATCACCCGGGGGCTTCCGTCGGGATAGGTGCGGTCGCCGCGGATCAGCGATTCCAGAACCAGAAAAAATTTCTCAGCAAGCATTTGCGTCACCCTCGTTGGTGATGGCCTCTTGAAATGAGTCGAGGCGCCGAACGCAGAAATTCAATCAACTAAACGGGAGCAGGGTAATACCGGACAGCGCTATATGCTGCATCGCGGTGTGGTTGTAATTAGAAAGCAATAGAGTGGTGGTGGTGCTCAGCCGAAGGCCAGTGCCACGAGGCTCGAGCAGAGAAGAACCAAGCCGCCGGCGGTCAGTGCCAGGAAGCCATCGGATACGAAGTCATGGTTGCGCATGGGACACCTGCCGCTCTCGTGTTCGATGCTCGGTCGGATCGATTAAGATTGTCCGAACGTGCCGTCCTGAAGAGGTGATCCTTGCCGTCCGCCCGAATGCCCTCAGGCCCTCGTGCGGTAACCTTCAAACGCATGGGCCAGGAAAATCCCCGCGCTTACCAGACCCATCAGTGCCGAAACCGTCTCGATCATCGTCAAATTCCAGTTCGCCCCTGCAGCCGAGAAAACGCGTGCGGCCTTGCACAGTCAAAAGAATTCCAGTGAGCCACAAGACAATGGGGGTGGAGTGAGGATTTGGCGCAACAGAATGTCCAGGAGTGGCACAGAGCAGGGTGCCTGCGCTCCGTAGATCAACGGTGGAGAGACGAACGTCCCGTTTACCATCCCGGCGTGAACGCTGTGGGCTCCCCATTTCCGCCGTGTTCGGGTTGCGTTATCCTTACTGCTTCCGACGCGGTGGTGGGCCGCCTCGGATTTTGGGACCGGACAGCGCTCCCCCGTAGCCAAAGCGGGGGTTGGGTACGCCTCCGGCGAAGTGGTATTTGGGGCGCATGGGGATCCGACGGTCAGATTCGGTTTTGCGGGCCGCACGCGGTATTGCCGCGGTCGCGACCTGCCTCGCGCTTGCCAATTGCGCCTCCTCGAACAAGTTCGCCAGCCGGGTCGATCCGAAATACGGCGTGTCCTCGAGCCCGCGGGTCGTGGCGTTTGGGGATCCGGTTCCGAAAGGCGGCGGCACCTACCGAGTCGGCAAGCCCTACGTTGTGGCCGGCCGGACCTACGTGCCGGAGGAGGACGTCAACTACCGCGCCGAGGGTATGGCGTCCTGGTACGGCGACGATTTCCACGGCCGCCTGACCGCCAATGGCGAAGTGTTCGACATGACCTCGCTGACGGCGGCGCATCCGACCCTGCCGATGCCGTCCTATGCGAGGGTGACCAATATCTCGAACGGCAAATCGCTGATCGTGCGCGTCAACGACCGCGGGCCCTATCACGGCAACCGGCTCATCGACGTCTCGAACAAAGCCGCTGAACTCCTTGAATTCAAAGGCAATGGCGTCGCCAAGGTCCGTGTCGAATATGTCGGCCGGGCGCCGCTGGAAGGCTCCGACGACCGCCAGCTGATGGCGACCCTGCGTACCGGAATCCCGGCGCCGTCGCCCTCGATGGTGCGGGTTGCCTCGGCAAGGCCCTTCGTGCCGGAGCTGCCATCGTCGAACCGCGGCGCCATTCGCGGCGAGGTTCCGACGCCGGAAGGGCGGCCCTATAATCTCGGCAACACCTCCGCCGACATGGCGTCGCTCAACGCGACCTCGGAGGTGTCGGCATCGAGCCGCAGCCGGGGCCGAGGCCGGGCGCTCCAGAACGCGCGCGCCGTGTCCTATGACGAGGATGGCCGCTACGCGACCG
Protein-coding regions in this window:
- a CDS encoding multicopper oxidase family protein, which translates into the protein MMKSFARIGLVIAALGPSLPAFAAPVPRAFEPPPTLPGQGNVVALEAAVAPAVGGCRPQGSISRSGSIVSVVLNFVRGRFFINNPDPTDPQPDGLDPVELRSYGGCKSGPAIFVKPGDTLRVDLINQLAKDDPSCLPNPPEGLGLPALVGCFNTTNLHTHGLHVSPAGNSDNVLLNIAPQTKFPYEINIPNDHPAGTFWYHAHRHGSTAVQVASGASGVLVVKGERPYTPPSPQNPKPIADIDTVLHDVNGAPFKEQLFLFQQIAYACFANQPNQPGGPWQQIYTTQGLYNASSPANIANAPWTCPLATPGNPVSPGVVENFGLQLDSSSIWDTNGRFTSVNGIVQPTLTVPAGEIQRWRFVHAGIHDTINIQLVRATPVGTTNLIATSALSGNRQQQKADLLAACNASPGTLIPQFEIASDGLTRTKLRTVHASQVGGVLESNYMQPGYRSDVLVVFPSDGDYCLLNQAAPKAERVSNGNGGGQGPSTPQLLAYVHVRGGQPVTGDLQAYVGKALYDANPTLPDAVRTGLRDGDLRPWAPFENLAPPAAGSQQQQAAFAINFPAFTVNNASYDPDVVNFTREVNTTDDWLLSAQGEPHIFHIHVNPFQVIDVTTTNTNGQQISIYNPDGTCKPDIVYADKQQLANQYCGMWHTFRDTIIVENNYQIRVRTRYDRYIGEYVLHCHILDHEDAGMMANIAIVPDLNASGGGLGMAGMRHAKQPTATPAATPVGHKH
- a CDS encoding DUF1476 domain-containing protein is translated as MTTFDKREQGFEAKFAHDEEFMFKATARSNKLLGLWAAGQLGLSGDAAASYATALVTDNLESQTDDVVAKVSGDLAAKGVAREQVAQKLQECLHQALAQLEADK
- a CDS encoding DJ-1/PfpI family protein; the encoded protein is MKIGIPVYDGVDMLDVAGPFEMFDWADFDVEIVAAKPGMKRFRNRGFPFEVAKSFAECTQYDAVWIPGGDPDALTEIINDPHRTYVQFLTRQAAGAKYMCSVCEGAMLFAASGLLDDHWATTHWAFLECFPTLFPKVKVADGHPRFVLDRNRLTGGGISAGLDEALMLITLLGGTELAREVQQNTQYYPEPPVRSAIPAAPQCPLTGVKPPGATQ
- a CDS encoding TIGR00645 family protein, whose protein sequence is MSVEPAPKTGPRPPSPRLGALPMIIFGSRWLQLPLYLGLIVAQCVYIVLFLKELWHLSWHAIDLTEQQIMMSVLALIDVVMISNLLVMVIVGGYETFVSRLDLQGHPDEPEWLGHVNASVLKIKLAMAIIGISSIALLRTFIEAGNLGSNRAGFTETGVMWQVLIHLTFIVSALGIAFVDKLSDSGMRRHAE
- a CDS encoding septal ring lytic transglycosylase RlpA family protein; its protein translation is MGIRRSDSVLRAARGIAAVATCLALANCASSNKFASRVDPKYGVSSSPRVVAFGDPVPKGGGTYRVGKPYVVAGRTYVPEEDVNYRAEGMASWYGDDFHGRLTANGEVFDMTSLTAAHPTLPMPSYARVTNISNGKSLIVRVNDRGPYHGNRLIDVSNKAAELLEFKGNGVAKVRVEYVGRAPLEGSDDRQLMATLRTGIPAPSPSMVRVASARPFVPELPSSNRGAIRGEVPTPEGRPYNLGNTSADMASLNATSEVSASSRSRGRGRALQNARAVSYDEDGRYATENAPSSADGAAEARSILSGRGLY